One Deltaproteobacteria bacterium DNA window includes the following coding sequences:
- the yacG gene encoding DNA gyrase inhibitor YacG, producing the protein MPTTIKCPICRTETPWTGNPCRPFCSERCRFVDLGAWAGGTYRVAGDELVDESQPIEESEPR; encoded by the coding sequence ATGCCGACCACCATCAAGTGCCCCATTTGTCGTACCGAAACGCCATGGACCGGCAATCCTTGCCGGCCCTTCTGCTCGGAGCGCTGCCGGTTCGTCGACCTCGGCGCCTGGGCGGGCGGGACCTACCGCGTTGCCGGCGACGAACTGGTGGACGAGTCGCAGCCCATCGAAGAATCCGAGCCTCGATGA
- the lpxA gene encoding acyl-ACP--UDP-N-acetylglucosamine O-acyltransferase, giving the protein MSIHPTAVVDPRAEIHPDAELGAHAVIDGPAKIGAGTRLAPHAVVLGWTELGEGNQVHSGAVLGDAPQDLSYRGAKSYLHIGHRNVFREGVQVHRGTAPDSTTVIGDDNFLMANCHVAHNCRLGDRIIMTNNSVVGGYVEIGDRVVLSASCAVHQFVRVGTMAIMRGLSATSRDVPPFAIIDWQHTVRGLNVVGLRRAGFEEPRVRVLKNAFQILFRKRRNLSAAVKELEEHLSDPFGDVAFLLEFIRASKRGVCAGPKSHPLGRP; this is encoded by the coding sequence ATGTCGATACATCCTACTGCCGTCGTGGATCCACGCGCCGAAATTCACCCCGACGCCGAGCTAGGCGCCCATGCCGTCATCGACGGCCCGGCGAAGATCGGCGCCGGCACCCGCCTGGCGCCCCACGCCGTGGTGTTGGGGTGGACCGAACTGGGTGAAGGCAACCAGGTGCACAGCGGCGCCGTCCTGGGAGACGCGCCGCAGGACCTCTCCTACCGGGGCGCCAAGTCCTACCTCCACATCGGCCACCGCAACGTGTTTCGCGAGGGCGTCCAGGTCCACCGGGGTACGGCGCCGGACTCCACCACGGTGATCGGCGACGACAACTTCCTGATGGCCAACTGCCACGTGGCCCACAATTGCCGGCTGGGCGACCGCATCATCATGACCAACAACTCCGTGGTGGGCGGCTACGTGGAGATCGGCGACCGCGTGGTGCTCTCCGCGAGCTGCGCCGTGCACCAGTTCGTGCGCGTCGGTACGATGGCCATCATGCGCGGCTTGAGCGCCACGAGCCGCGACGTGCCGCCGTTCGCCATCATCGACTGGCAGCACACCGTGCGCGGACTGAACGTGGTCGGTCTGCGCCGGGCCGGTTTCGAGGAACCCCGCGTCCGGGTTCTGAAGAACGCCTTCCAGATCCTTTTCCGCAAGCGCCGCAACCTGAGCGCCGCGGTGAAGGAACTGGAAGAGCACCTCTCCGATCCCTTCGGGGACGTCGCCTTCCTGCTGGAGTTCATCCGCGCGTCCAAGCGCGGGGTCTGCGCCGGCCCCAAGTCCCATCCGCTGGGCAGGCCGTGA
- a CDS encoding competence/damage-inducible protein A has product MSKSAGIIIIGNEVLSGKTQDINSTFLCRELRQLGVEVQRVTVIPDDLELIGRTAARFAARWNLVFTTGGVGPTHDDVTIEGIAHGFGVKAVIEPRLEGRLRARYGADVNPARLRMAMVPEGAELLAAGAMFAPVIRMRNVYIFAGVPRILQDRFQAIKERFREEPFHLRNIYIKDGEGVIAGTLNELLERFPDILLGSYPVLDNPDYKVKVTVESKSGDYLDRAVADLLENLPAAAILRVEEG; this is encoded by the coding sequence ATGTCCAAGTCCGCGGGCATCATCATCATCGGCAACGAGGTCCTTTCGGGGAAGACCCAGGACATCAATTCCACGTTCCTGTGCCGGGAACTGCGCCAGCTCGGGGTCGAGGTCCAGCGCGTGACTGTGATACCGGACGACCTGGAGCTCATCGGGCGCACGGCGGCGCGCTTCGCCGCGAGGTGGAACCTGGTCTTCACCACCGGCGGCGTCGGCCCCACCCACGATGACGTGACCATCGAGGGAATCGCCCACGGCTTCGGCGTCAAGGCCGTTATCGAGCCGCGGCTGGAAGGACGCCTGCGCGCGCGCTACGGCGCGGACGTGAACCCGGCGCGGCTGCGCATGGCCATGGTGCCGGAGGGAGCGGAGTTGCTCGCCGCCGGGGCCATGTTCGCTCCGGTGATCCGCATGCGGAACGTCTACATCTTCGCCGGCGTGCCGCGCATCCTGCAGGACCGATTCCAGGCCATCAAGGAACGCTTCCGCGAGGAGCCGTTCCACCTGCGCAACATCTATATCAAGGACGGCGAGGGCGTCATCGCGGGCACCCTCAACGAACTGCTGGAGCGGTTTCCCGACATCCTGCTGGGCTCCTACCCGGTGCTGGACAACCCGGACTACAAGGTGAAGGTGACGGTGGAGTCCAAGAGCGGAGACTACCTCGACCGGGCGGTGGCCGATTTGCTGGAGAATTTGCCGGCGGCCGCGATTCTGCGCGTCGAGGAAGGCTAG
- a CDS encoding molybdenum cofactor biosynthesis protein MoaE translates to MFRLTDKPIDLNELLAYVGDPGAGAVSTFIGATRDNNEGRSIISLDYEAYPGMAEQELARLGEEAAAKWEITRAAIVHRIGNVPIGEASVMIAVSAPHRDDAFKACRYAIDELKKRVPIWKKEIYQGGEIWIGSQSGERFATP, encoded by the coding sequence GTGTTCCGGCTGACCGACAAACCCATCGACTTGAACGAATTGCTCGCCTACGTGGGCGACCCCGGCGCGGGCGCCGTCTCGACCTTCATCGGCGCCACCCGCGACAACAACGAGGGGCGCTCCATCATATCCCTGGACTACGAGGCCTACCCCGGCATGGCCGAGCAGGAGCTGGCCCGGCTAGGCGAGGAAGCCGCGGCGAAGTGGGAAATCACCCGCGCGGCCATCGTCCACCGCATCGGCAACGTGCCCATCGGCGAGGCCAGCGTGATGATCGCCGTCTCCGCGCCGCATCGCGACGACGCCTTCAAGGCATGCCGCTACGCCATCGACGAATTGAAGAAGCGCGTGCCCATCTGGAAGAAGGAAATCTACCAGGGCGGCGAGATCTGGATCGGCAGCCAGAGCGGCGAACGCTTCGCCACCCCGTGA
- the moaD gene encoding molybdopterin converting factor subunit 1, producing the protein MKVRVKLFAMLRERAGAGDAVHEVPDGSTVNELWKRLQSEYPGLSGIDLRLLYAVNSEYVERGQRLADGDEVAFIPPVSGG; encoded by the coding sequence ATGAAGGTGCGCGTCAAGCTCTTCGCCATGCTGCGGGAGCGGGCGGGCGCCGGCGACGCGGTCCACGAGGTTCCCGACGGCTCCACCGTGAACGAGCTGTGGAAACGGCTCCAGAGTGAGTACCCGGGCCTTTCCGGCATCGACCTCAGGCTCCTCTACGCGGTGAACAGTGAGTACGTCGAGCGCGGCCAGCGGCTCGCCGACGGCGACGAGGTCGCCTTCATCCCGCCGGTGAGTGGAGGATGA
- a CDS encoding MogA/MoaB family molybdenum cofactor biosynthesis protein, whose product MAEQSHIDRSLKTVACFVITVSDTRDASTDRSGATIKGMLEEGGHALAGYEIVKDEPEDIRALLGTALAADGVDVVLLNGGTGIAPRDGTYEVVSGVIEKRIDGFGELFRYLSYQEIGAAAMLSRAVAGAVGSRIVVSMPGSRGAVETAMKDLLLPQLGHMVAQARGI is encoded by the coding sequence ATGGCAGAGCAGTCCCACATCGACCGAAGTCTCAAGACCGTCGCCTGCTTCGTCATCACCGTAAGCGACACGCGTGATGCGTCGACGGACCGCAGCGGCGCCACCATCAAGGGGATGCTTGAGGAAGGCGGCCATGCGCTGGCGGGGTACGAGATCGTCAAGGACGAGCCCGAGGACATCCGCGCGCTCTTGGGAACCGCGCTGGCCGCGGACGGCGTGGACGTGGTGCTACTGAACGGCGGCACCGGCATTGCGCCCCGCGACGGCACCTACGAGGTGGTGAGCGGCGTCATCGAAAAGCGCATCGACGGCTTCGGCGAGTTGTTCCGGTACCTGAGCTACCAGGAGATCGGCGCCGCCGCGATGCTGAGCCGCGCGGTGGCGGGGGCCGTGGGCAGCCGGATCGTGGTATCCATGCCGGGTTCGCGCGGCGCCGTGGAAACGGCCATGAAGGACCTGCTGCTGCCGCAGTTGGGCCACATGGTGGCGCAGGCGCGCGGAATATGA
- the dnaN gene encoding DNA polymerase III subunit beta, which produces MQIRAKREEFLDALYWSQSTVERRNTMPILANVLVETQGNRIRLTGTDLEVGVRASLNGEIITSGSVTVDARKLYEIVRELSEEFIDLKRLDNDRVEIQSGKSVFKMVGLDAREFPAFVSSGEAERKDCPALALKEMIDKTIFSISTDETRSNLNGALLHEMENNRVRMVTTDGHRLSLVQREIGPLGLAKGVIIPRKGLAELRRLLEDPAEETVSLGFTDNMVFVWKGDVEMSIRLIDGEFPDYDKVIPSDNKNKADVVQAILFRALRRVSLLSSDRFRGVRVEFTGGTIGISANNPDLGEAAEEVDVAYEGNRIVIGYNAQYLLDILNVMEQDDHVEMGLMDDESPTVVRRGGDDTLLYVVMPMRI; this is translated from the coding sequence ATGCAGATCCGAGCCAAACGCGAAGAGTTTCTGGACGCGTTGTACTGGAGCCAGAGCACGGTGGAACGGCGCAACACCATGCCGATACTGGCCAACGTGCTGGTGGAAACCCAGGGCAATCGGATACGTCTCACGGGCACCGACCTCGAGGTGGGCGTACGCGCCAGCCTCAACGGCGAGATCATCACATCGGGCAGCGTCACGGTGGATGCCAGGAAGCTCTACGAGATCGTGCGCGAGTTGTCCGAGGAGTTCATCGACCTGAAGCGGTTGGACAACGACCGGGTTGAGATCCAGAGTGGCAAGTCCGTCTTCAAGATGGTGGGTCTCGACGCGCGTGAGTTCCCCGCGTTCGTGTCGAGCGGCGAGGCGGAGCGCAAGGATTGCCCGGCGCTGGCGCTGAAGGAGATGATCGACAAGACGATTTTCTCCATATCCACGGACGAGACCCGCTCCAACCTGAACGGCGCGCTGCTGCACGAGATGGAGAACAATCGGGTGCGCATGGTGACCACCGACGGTCATCGGTTGTCCCTGGTGCAGCGCGAGATCGGGCCGTTGGGGCTCGCGAAGGGAGTGATTATCCCGCGCAAGGGGCTGGCCGAGTTGCGCCGGCTCCTGGAAGACCCCGCCGAGGAAACCGTGTCCCTGGGTTTCACCGACAACATGGTGTTCGTGTGGAAGGGGGACGTCGAGATGTCCATCCGGCTCATCGACGGCGAGTTCCCCGACTACGACAAGGTCATACCGTCGGACAACAAGAACAAGGCGGATGTGGTTCAAGCCATCCTGTTTCGTGCCTTGCGTCGCGTGTCGCTGCTCTCCAGCGACCGCTTTCGTGGCGTCCGCGTCGAGTTCACCGGCGGCACCATCGGGATCTCCGCCAACAACCCGGATCTCGGGGAAGCGGCCGAGGAAGTGGACGTGGCGTACGAGGGCAACCGCATCGTCATCGGCTACAACGCCCAGTACCTGCTGGACATCCTGAACGTCATGGAACAGGACGACCACGTCGAGATGGGCCTGATGGACGACGAGAGTCCCACGGTAGTGCGCCGCGGCGGCGACGACACGCTGCTGTACGTGGTCATGCCGATGCGGATCTAG